The Lycium barbarum isolate Lr01 chromosome 10, ASM1917538v2, whole genome shotgun sequence genome includes a region encoding these proteins:
- the LOC132615825 gene encoding GDSL esterase/lipase At5g33370-like, whose amino-acid sequence MANFSLSFIVGIILMSLLTKGGVVEGRAFFVFGDSLVDIGNNNFLATSARADSPPYGIDFPTHRPTGRFSNGLNIPDIISEKLGMERTLPYLSPELQGKKLLVGANFASAGVGILNDTGIQFVNIIRIGQQLEYFAEYQKRVAALVGSEKAKKLVKEALVLITLGGNDFVNNYYLIPISLRSRQYVLPDYIVFIISEYKKVLKKLHRLGAHRIIVTGTGPLGCVPAELAQRSRDGNCDDELQQAAVMFNPALVEMLNGLNSEIGSHVFVAANTNQMHLDFITNPQAFGFVTSKIACCGQGPYNGIGLCTPFSNLCPNRDEYAFWDPFHPTERANRIIVEQILTGTTEYMHPMNLSTILVMDSKA is encoded by the exons ATGGCTAATTTTTCTTTGAGTTTCATTGTTGGGATTATTTTGATGAGCCTATTAACAAAAGGTGGGGTGGTAGAGGGAAGAGCATTTTTTGTGTTTGGAGATTCATTGGTTGATATTGGAAACAACAACTTCTTGGCTACAAGTGCTCGTGCAGATTCCCCTCCTTATGGCATTGATTTTCCAACTCACCGTCCCACTGGCCGATTCTCTAATGGCCTTAATATTCCTGACATTATCA GTGAAAAACTTGGGATGGAGCGTACATTACCATACTTGAGTCCAGAGCTTCAAGGGAAAAAGCTTCTTGTTGGTGCCAATTTTGCTTCTGCTGGGGTTGGCATACTTAATGACACTGGAATTCAATTT GTAAATATTATAAGGATTGGGCAACAGCTGGAGTACTTTGCTGAATACCAAAAAAGAGTGGCTGCTTTAGTAGGGAGTGAAAAGGCAAAGAAACTAGTGAAGGAGGCTCTAGTTCTAATAACACTTGGTGGCAACGATTTTGTCAACAACTATTATTTGATCCCTATTTCTCTGAGATCTCGCCAATATGTCCTTCCTGATTATATCGTCTTTATCATCTCTGAGTACAAAAAAGTTCTTAAG AAACTCCACAGGTTAGGAGCTCATAGAATTATCGTGACGGGGACAGGGCCACTAGGTTGTGTGCCAGCGGAATTAGCCCAAAGAAGCAGGGATGGCAACTGTGATGATGAATTGCAGCAAGCAGCAGTAATGTTCAATCCTGCGCTAGTTGAGATGCTTAATGGCCTCAACAGTGAGATAGGCAGCCATGTTTTCGTTGCAGCTAACACAAATCAAATGCACTTGGACTTCATTACTAATCCTCAAGCTTTTG GATTTGTGACATCAAAGATAGCATGCTGTGGACAAGGACCATACAATGGGATAGGGCTGTGCACGCCCTTCTCCAATTTGTGCCCAAACAGAGATGAATATGCATTTTGGGATCCATTTCACCCAACAGAGAGGGCTAACAGAATCATTGTTGAACAAATCTTGACTGGAACAACTGAATACATGCACCCTATGAACCTTAGCACCATCTTGGTTATGGATTCCAAGGCTTAA
- the LOC132613821 gene encoding probable nucleolar protein 5-2 — MLVLFETPAGFALFKVLDEGKLSKVEDLWKEFSSTDSARKVVKLKAFSKFENTSEALSAATLLIDSKPSKGLRKFLKAHCDGETLGVADSKLGNAIKEKLQIDCVHNNAVMELMRGVRSQLTELITGLASQDLAPMSLGLSHSLSRYKLKFSPDKVDTMIVQAIGLLDDLDKELNTYAMRVREWYGWHFPELAKIVQDNILYAKAVKLMGDRVNAAKLDFSEILPEEVEAELKEAAMISMGTEVSDLDLENIKDLCSQVLSFSEYRAQLYDYLKSRMNSIAPNLTALVGELVGARLIAHGGSLINLAKQPGSTVQILGAEKALFRALKTKHATPKYGLIYHASLIGQAAPKHKGKISRSLAAKTALAIRYDALADSQDNTMGLENRAKLEARLRALEGKELSKSAGSAKGKPKIEFYDKDRKKGGLITPAKAYNPAADSVMGHTENEEKMSVDEPPSQTEEAGEEAPVTDGEKKKKKKKKSAETEDTAVAEPEDTGKKEKKKKKKHADNEEENVEVEQSKKKKRKHADADEDEAETTDKKKEKKKKKKKTEE; from the exons atgttggtattgtttgaaACACCAGCAGGGTTTGCCCTTTTCAAAGTTTTAGATGAAGGAAAACTCTCCAAAGTTGAG GATTTGTGGAAAGAGTTCTCCTCAACTGATTCTGCCAGAAAG GTTGTGAAGCTAAAAGCTTTCTCCAAGTTTGAGAACACCTCAGAAGCTCTGTCAGCAGCTACTCTGCTGATAGATAGCAAGCCCAGCAAAGGACTGCGTAAGTTCTTGAAAGCACACTGTGACGGTGAAACTTTGGGTGTTGCTGATTCAAAGCTTGGAAATGCAATTAAAGAGAAACTG CAAATTGACTGTGTTCACAATAATGCTGTCATGGAATTGATGAGAGGGGTTAGAAGTCAGTTGACTGAGCTTATTACTGGTCTTGCATCTCAAGACTTGGCTCCAATGAGCTTGGGTTTATCTCACAGTCTTTCAAGATACAAGCTAAAATTTAGCCCTGATAAG GTGGATACCATGATTGTACAGGCCATTGGCTTGTTGGATGATCTTGATAAAGAGCTAAATACATATGCCATGAGGGTCCGAGAATGGTATGGTTGGCATTTCCCAGAGCTTGCAAAGATTGTACAAGATAATATTCTTTATGCCAAGGCTGTCAAGTTGATGGGCGACCGTGTAAATGCTGCAAAGCTGGATTTCTCTGAG ATACTCCCAGAAGAGGTTGAGGCAGAATTGAAAGAGGCAGCCATGATTTCAATGGGCACTGAAGTTAGTGATCTTGATCTGGAGAATATTAAAGATTTATGCAGCCAAGTTCTGTCATTCTCTGAGTACAGAGCTCAGTTATATGATTATTTGAAGAGCAGGATGAACAGCATTGCCCCAAATCTTACGGCTCTTGTTGGAGAACTTGTTGGTGCTAGACTTATTGCACATGGTGGAAGCTTGATAAATCTTGCGAAGCAACCTGGAAGTACAGTTCAGATACTTGGTGCTGAGAAGGCTCTTTTCAGAGCTTTGAAGACAAAGCACGCAACTCCAAAATATGGGCTTATATATCATGCATCTTTGATTGGACAGGCAGCACCAAAACATAAGGGTAAAATTTCAAGATCTCTTGCTGCAAAAACTGCTTTGGCTATTCGATATGACGCTCTTGCAGATAGCCAAGATAATACCATGGGTTTGGAGAATAGGGCCAAG CTTGAAGCACGCTTAAGAGCCTTAGAAGGCAAAGAGTTGAGTAAATCAGCTGGATCTGCTAAAGGCAAACCTAAGATTGAATTTTATGACAAGGATCGTAAAAAGGGGGGGCTGATAACACCAGCTAAG GCTTACAATCCTGCTGCTGATTCTGTTATGGGACACACTGAGAATGAGGAGAAGATGAGTGTAGATGAACCACCATCTCAAACTGAGGAAGCAGGTGAGGAGGCCCCTGTTACTGACggagagaagaaaaagaaaaagaagaagaaatctgCTGAAACAGAGGATACTGCTGTAGCAGAACCTGAAGACACTGGgaagaaggagaagaaaaagaagaagaaacatgCAGATAACGAAGAGGAAAATGTAGAAGTGGAACAAAGtaagaaaaagaagaggaaacATGCAGATGCTGATGAGGATGAAGCAGAAACCACGgataaaaagaaagagaaaaagaagaagaagaagaaaactgAAGAATAA